In Bacillota bacterium, the DNA window CTGGGCCCCGGCCGGGGTTTCAAAAATTAGAGATTCATCTATAACCGCACTAACACTTGAGGCATTGCCAACGAGGATGATGATATCAATGTTTTTCTCAATAATATCCGGCCCACCGCCGGCAGGGATGTATTCAGCTAGGGCTCCGGCGTTGCCATAGCAGTACAGTATTTCTCCTAGATCCGGGTCCTGAGAAAATACTCCTATTTCCCGCAGATAAAAACCCTGGGTAATATCTTGATTGCTCAAGATCGCCCCCAGCACCGCTTTGCCGCCCGAAAGGGTCTTGATTTTCGTAATCGGCAACGATTTAACTTCATGCTTAAGTGCGGTAAGGTCCAGGATAGAACTACCACCCAAGTCTCCATCGCCAACTGCTATACGAGTAAACACCAACTGGGTGCCAATCTGTGCCTTAGCCTGCAAAGCCCGTCCTCTATTGGTAATAATTAACCCGCCAAATGCAGCCACTTAAACCACCTGCCTCAGTTCTAATCTGTCGCCCATATAAACAACCCCGGCGAGATAGAGGGGAACATCATCCGTTAGGGTGATTTCAACTTTTTCCAGCCAAGACCTGGCATTTTTAACCGACTCTAGTGCCCTAATAAATTCGAGCGCTCTTTCGTTGGTAACCGCTGCATTGTGGGTAACTATTTTGAACTTGTATGGCTCCCCACCGTACTCCCACCATTCAACTACCTTGCCTTCATCAAATAGAGCCGTTATCAATTCCTCGACCGCTGCCGGTGTGCCCTTGCGCCTGTGCCAGTCTAAAGAATTCTTTACAAGTACCCGCTTTTGCTCTATCGGAAGCCCTGCATCGTAGAAGTCCACGTGAAATTGCCAGGCCAGAAGGTCAACTGCTGGCTCAGCTAACTCCTCAATTCTGGATAGAAGCAAACACTGGTCAATCGCAGCTGTGACCGCCTGGAGTTCCCGATCCAGGGCTTCAGCAGCAGCCCTGACCTTGCCGTCCTGGCCAATATTAGGCGGTAAGATATCTATCAACCGGACATCTCGAATATTAGTCATCCTCTAGCCCTCCGTATTGCACTGAAACGGTTCCCGCTATCGCTATCTGGTGCGGAGCGATCGAAGTAAACACCGGCGATATAACGTTTACCCTCTTAGCGCCGGCAGCCATTACCCTGGCGATCAACTCCGAGGGGTTAATGTCCCGGCCCAATTTGGCCCTCTGCCAGGCCACATAATCCTCTACCGCCTTGTTTACTGCTTCCTGTATGCTGGCTGCTATAGCGGCATTTGCCTGGGCAATATAATAGGTTAAATCGATATTGTAGCTGACAACTTCAGGAGCTAAAACTACCACTTGGTCAGTAAGCGGCCTGATGCGCTTATCATTGCAAACCCCGGCAACGGCGTCTAATATCTCCTGCCCGGGGATCTGGCCATTCTCAAGCAGGGGACGGATTTCAATTTGTCCCGGTGCCGGCGAAGTCACCGATACGTCAATAATGGATTGGTGAGCTGACTTGGCCCAATATTTATAGCCCTCTTCAGGACCAGCTACAGAAAAACTTTCCGGCGCTTGGCGAATGCGTTCCCTGTAGCTGTCATCGTCTTCCTCATCAACCCCGCCAGAGCTTACGGTAATATTTTCAACCTTTTGCACCCAAGGCAAAGGGTCAACAAGTTTATTAATCTGCCCAACCTGCCAACCGTTGCCTATAGTCCCCGGTGTCGTGCATTCTGCCACAACATCAATTTGGGTGGCCCCGGCCGGTACTGTGGTTGCCTGCACCGTTGCGAAAAATACCTGCCCATCCGGCGTTGCCCTGATGCCAGCAGGGATAATAACTGCCTGTGGCTGTGGAGGAGATATAGTAAAACGCAACGTGGTCTGAGCCGCTTTCGCCGGCAGCCTTTCGGTTCTTACCAGAGCACCAATGTGATCTAGATAGGCCCCTTCCGCATACATCAGGAGATTCTGCTTGGCAGCATAGTTGATTAAGACTCTCTGTTGCGCAATTATAGCCGCTATGGCCTGCAAAAACAGCCTCACCGGATCCCCTGGAGCCAGCTTGCGCCCCGAAATGCCTTCGTAAACAGTTATGATGTTTGCCTCAATTTCCCCTACATCCGTCGAAACAAACTCAATTTGAGGCAGATTGCTCAAGCTGCTCAATTAACCTCACCCTCACTTTCGGGCGAAGAATACCTTCCTGGGCGTCGCCTTCAAAGGTTACCCGGGT includes these proteins:
- a CDS encoding phage tail protein I, coding for MTNIRDVRLIDILPPNIGQDGKVRAAAEALDRELQAVTAAIDQCLLLSRIEELAEPAVDLLAWQFHVDFYDAGLPIEQKRVLVKNSLDWHRRKGTPAAVEELITALFDEGKVVEWWEYGGEPYKFKIVTHNAAVTNERALEFIRALESVKNARSWLEKVEITLTDDVPLYLAGVVYMGDRLELRQVV
- a CDS encoding baseplate J/gp47 family protein; translation: MSSLSNLPQIEFVSTDVGEIEANIITVYEGISGRKLAPGDPVRLFLQAIAAIIAQQRVLINYAAKQNLLMYAEGAYLDHIGALVRTERLPAKAAQTTLRFTISPPQPQAVIIPAGIRATPDGQVFFATVQATTVPAGATQIDVVAECTTPGTIGNGWQVGQINKLVDPLPWVQKVENITVSSGGVDEEDDDSYRERIRQAPESFSVAGPEEGYKYWAKSAHQSIIDVSVTSPAPGQIEIRPLLENGQIPGQEILDAVAGVCNDKRIRPLTDQVVVLAPEVVSYNIDLTYYIAQANAAIAASIQEAVNKAVEDYVAWQRAKLGRDINPSELIARVMAAGAKRVNVISPVFTSIAPHQIAIAGTVSVQYGGLEDD